In the Coriobacteriia bacterium genome, one interval contains:
- a CDS encoding molybdopterin molybdenumtransferase MoeA yields MSQDMISVDEARQRTIELAGNARFRTPVEEVDLFAAVGRVAAADLISDIDVAPFDNTAMDGFAVVASSLKDASEEVPVELEIVDWVGAGVVSEIILKPGEAIRIMTGGIMPQGADAVVKIEDTTFTGDGGVGERVRIVAPVTKTNVRKAGEEAKAGDVVVRKGEVIRAATIGLLASTGNTVVPVYARPKVGVISIGTELVAPSVKPEPGKIRDANAYVLGAYALELGCEVNLYPIVRDDEAAIRALFEQAIDECDFVVSSGGASNGDFDYAIETVRDLGEVVFDCVSLRPGKAQAFGCVGDTLVEVLSGNPAAAAVGFQLFGRPALRAMQGYAELDRPVSDAVLAQPTRKKEARAFYQRGHLEVGENGELLACQEEKQSSALLSEMNRSTVLIELPQGTGTFEVGTPVKCLHLDIDEGVVI; encoded by the coding sequence ATGAGCCAGGATATGATAAGTGTCGATGAGGCGCGTCAAAGGACGATTGAGCTCGCGGGTAACGCTCGTTTTAGAACGCCAGTCGAAGAGGTCGATTTGTTTGCTGCTGTTGGGCGAGTCGCTGCCGCTGATCTCATAAGTGATATCGACGTTGCGCCTTTCGATAATACAGCAATGGACGGATTTGCCGTAGTCGCATCGTCTCTCAAGGACGCGAGCGAAGAAGTCCCTGTCGAGCTTGAGATTGTGGACTGGGTCGGTGCAGGCGTCGTGAGTGAGATCATCCTCAAACCCGGAGAGGCAATTCGCATCATGACGGGCGGCATTATGCCGCAGGGCGCCGATGCGGTGGTCAAGATTGAGGACACGACCTTCACCGGTGACGGTGGAGTGGGCGAGCGCGTACGCATAGTCGCTCCTGTAACCAAGACGAATGTGCGCAAAGCGGGCGAGGAGGCCAAAGCGGGCGATGTTGTTGTCCGCAAAGGCGAGGTGATTCGCGCCGCAACCATAGGCCTGCTCGCGAGCACCGGGAACACAGTCGTTCCCGTATACGCTCGCCCCAAGGTTGGCGTTATTAGCATCGGCACGGAACTCGTCGCTCCTTCGGTAAAGCCCGAGCCAGGCAAGATTCGCGATGCGAACGCATACGTGTTGGGCGCATATGCGCTCGAGCTTGGCTGCGAGGTGAATCTGTATCCGATTGTCAGGGATGACGAGGCCGCCATCCGCGCTTTGTTCGAGCAAGCAATCGATGAATGCGATTTTGTCGTTTCGAGCGGTGGCGCGAGCAACGGCGATTTTGACTACGCCATCGAAACCGTTCGCGATCTGGGGGAGGTCGTTTTTGATTGTGTGAGTTTGCGACCGGGTAAAGCACAAGCATTTGGTTGTGTAGGCGATACGCTTGTCGAAGTTCTCTCGGGCAATCCCGCAGCTGCCGCAGTGGGTTTTCAGCTTTTCGGCCGACCGGCACTACGCGCCATGCAAGGCTACGCAGAGCTTGATCGTCCCGTTAGCGACGCCGTTCTTGCGCAACCGACGCGCAAGAAGGAAGCTCGCGCTTTCTACCAGCGCGGTCATCTTGAAGTTGGGGAGAACGGCGAGTTGCTTGCATGTCAGGAAGAGAAGCAGTCATCTGCCCTCTTGTCGGAGATGAATCGCAGCACCGTGCTCATAGAGCTCCCGCAGGGTACGGGAACATTCGAGGTTGGAACACCCGTCAAGTGCCTTCACCTGGACATAGATGAAGGCGTAGTCATCTAG
- a CDS encoding peptidylprolyl isomerase, protein MAHKGQTARFLYRGSFPNGEVFDDCEGTPPHEIILGRRQVMKALEDALLEMEPGEERTVELAAADAYGEYDESAVQHFPTYKVPNGENLPVGEYIGWTSPRNIEPIPAKVVSVENQVATIDFNHPLAGKDIVYWVKLLELED, encoded by the coding sequence ATGGCACACAAAGGACAGACTGCGCGTTTTCTGTATCGGGGCAGTTTTCCCAATGGCGAGGTTTTCGACGATTGCGAAGGCACCCCCCCCCACGAGATAATCCTCGGCAGGCGGCAGGTCATGAAAGCCCTTGAAGACGCCTTGCTCGAGATGGAACCGGGCGAAGAACGCACTGTCGAGCTCGCGGCAGCTGACGCTTATGGCGAGTACGACGAGAGCGCCGTGCAGCACTTCCCCACCTACAAAGTTCCCAACGGCGAGAACCTGCCTGTCGGCGAGTACATTGGGTGGACTTCCCCGCGCAATATCGAGCCGATTCCGGCCAAGGTGGTAAGCGTTGAAAATCAAGTCGCTACTATCGACTTCAATCACCCCCTCGCTGGCAAGGACATTGTGTACTGGGTCAAGCTCCTCGAACTTGAGGATTAG
- a CDS encoding trigger factor, translating into MKISKIKKADGKTILEVTASADDVNKAFALAELDFANSMGINPTPDKTLAQIAEEKMGIKNLDSIIEANAVEALAPFAIDQSGIAPAFPPHPTPSTALKRNQEFSFTMEVTPKPDYELTSYDPVEITLPEFTINEAEVDAQIQQLAERNTTYTTADPKPLEKGDACLVAIKCYEDGKELTGLTTDGRTYVAGEGYMPADFDAHIFGMEPGETRKFVFEGPSVDEDYNEFTQKFDCEVTLKEIQKPVVPTIDDAWLSTNLPMYKSLDDLRTEIRGNIERRDREQYEAYKRQVAASVLGERFEGKIADEVYENARDNLMRNIRIGLQQQGMSWEDYVSQNGGDQQINMMLMLQTREMVVQGYALDAVFRHENLGLSEDDIDEACHMMAPNANPKQVRQQIENEGKNFALRESAERLKANKWVADHAKVTVQEAPQA; encoded by the coding sequence ATGAAGATCAGCAAGATCAAGAAAGCCGATGGCAAGACCATTCTCGAGGTCACAGCAAGTGCCGATGACGTCAACAAGGCGTTTGCTCTCGCGGAGCTCGACTTTGCCAACTCCATGGGGATAAACCCCACGCCAGACAAAACCCTCGCGCAAATCGCCGAGGAAAAGATGGGCATCAAGAATCTCGATTCCATTATCGAGGCTAATGCCGTTGAGGCGCTCGCGCCCTTCGCAATTGACCAAAGCGGTATCGCCCCCGCGTTTCCTCCCCATCCCACGCCGAGCACGGCTCTCAAGCGTAACCAGGAATTCTCATTCACCATGGAAGTGACTCCCAAGCCCGACTATGAGCTCACCTCCTACGACCCCGTTGAGATCACTCTTCCCGAATTCACCATCAACGAGGCCGAGGTTGATGCGCAGATCCAGCAGCTTGCCGAGCGCAACACCACATACACCACTGCCGACCCCAAGCCGCTTGAGAAAGGCGACGCATGCCTCGTGGCGATAAAGTGCTACGAAGACGGCAAGGAGCTCACCGGCCTTACCACCGATGGGCGCACGTACGTTGCGGGCGAAGGCTACATGCCTGCCGATTTCGACGCGCACATCTTTGGCATGGAGCCGGGCGAAACGCGCAAGTTCGTCTTCGAGGGCCCGAGCGTCGATGAGGATTACAACGAGTTCACGCAAAAGTTTGATTGCGAAGTCACGCTTAAGGAAATCCAGAAGCCCGTTGTTCCCACCATCGACGATGCGTGGCTCAGCACGAATCTCCCCATGTACAAGAGTCTGGATGACCTGCGCACCGAGATTCGCGGCAACATCGAGCGCCGTGATCGCGAGCAGTACGAAGCGTATAAACGCCAGGTGGCCGCCAGCGTGCTGGGTGAGCGTTTCGAGGGTAAGATTGCCGACGAGGTGTACGAAAACGCGCGTGACAACCTCATGAGGAACATCCGCATTGGCTTGCAGCAGCAGGGCATGTCCTGGGAGGATTACGTGAGCCAAAACGGCGGCGACCAGCAGATAAACATGATGCTCATGCTACAAACGCGCGAGATGGTCGTTCAGGGATATGCGCTTGATGCGGTCTTCCGCCATGAGAACCTTGGATTGTCCGAGGATGATATCGACGAGGCGTGCCACATGATGGCACCCAACGCCAACCCCAAGCAGGTTCGGCAGCAGATAGAAAACGAGGGAAAGAACTTCGCCTTGCGTGAGTCCGCCGAGCGTCTCAAGGCGAACAAATGGGTTGCCGATCACGCAAAAGTTACCGTTCAGGAGGCACCGCAGGCATAG
- the larE gene encoding ATP-dependent sacrificial sulfur transferase LarE translates to MPAQTPDEKYSDLLDHLQSFESIAVAFSGGVDSSLLLHAAREALGERAVAITAQSRLFPQRELDEASAFCRDRSILQLVVNTNELEDDAFRQNPSNRCYLCKTGLLRAVVQTANARGIETVIEGSNIDDEDDYRPGARAIAEQGAISPLKEVGLSKDEIRVLSREKGLPTWNKQSFACLASRFAFGDFISDERLAAVDEAEQCLLDRGFRQVRVRFHGEIARIEVLPSDLARLVEPDVREDVTQKLKALGFKHVTLDLDGYRTGSMNAMSE, encoded by the coding sequence ATGCCCGCCCAAACTCCTGATGAAAAATACAGCGATCTACTCGACCATCTGCAATCATTCGAGAGCATTGCGGTTGCGTTCTCCGGTGGCGTGGATTCTTCTCTGCTCCTGCACGCCGCACGCGAAGCGCTCGGCGAAAGGGCAGTCGCAATTACGGCTCAATCGCGTCTTTTTCCGCAACGAGAGCTCGACGAAGCTTCTGCATTTTGCAGGGACCGAAGTATTTTGCAGCTAGTCGTCAACACAAATGAGCTTGAGGATGATGCGTTCCGGCAGAATCCGTCCAATCGCTGCTATCTCTGCAAGACGGGCCTGCTGCGCGCCGTTGTTCAAACGGCAAATGCGCGCGGAATCGAGACAGTTATCGAAGGATCAAATATCGACGATGAGGATGATTATCGTCCTGGGGCTCGGGCGATAGCCGAGCAGGGGGCGATAAGTCCTCTGAAGGAGGTTGGTCTCTCGAAGGACGAGATACGCGTTCTTTCACGCGAGAAGGGCCTTCCTACCTGGAACAAGCAGTCATTCGCATGTCTTGCTTCACGCTTTGCATTTGGGGATTTCATTAGTGATGAGCGTTTGGCCGCAGTTGATGAGGCGGAGCAATGTCTGCTTGATAGGGGATTTCGGCAGGTCCGTGTGCGTTTTCACGGGGAGATTGCACGTATCGAGGTGCTGCCAAGTGATTTAGCGCGTCTTGTCGAGCCGGATGTTCGTGAGGATGTAACCCAAAAACTCAAAGCGCTAGGGTTTAAGCATGTGACACTTGACCTCGATGGATATAGGACAGGCAGCATGAATGCGATGAGCGAATGA